One window of the Synechococcus sp. CC9311 genome contains the following:
- the petD gene encoding cytochrome b6-f complex subunit IV — translation MHILKKPDLTDPKLRAKLAKGMGHNYYGEPAWPNDLLYIFPVVILGTIACIVGLSVLDPAMLGDKADPFATPLEILPEWYLYPVFQILRVVPNKLLGIALQTLVPLGLMLIPFIESFNKFQNPFRRPIAMAVFLFGTATTIYLGIGAAMPIDKSLTLGLF, via the coding sequence ATGCATATTCTCAAGAAGCCTGATCTCACCGACCCCAAGTTGCGGGCCAAGCTCGCCAAAGGCATGGGTCATAACTATTACGGTGAGCCGGCATGGCCCAATGATCTTCTCTACATCTTCCCTGTAGTCATTCTTGGCACCATTGCCTGCATTGTCGGTCTGTCCGTCTTAGATCCAGCCATGCTGGGCGACAAAGCCGATCCGTTCGCAACACCGCTTGAAATCCTCCCTGAGTGGTACCTCTATCCGGTGTTCCAGATCCTCAGGGTTGTTCCTAACAAGCTTCTTGGTATCGCACTGCAAACCTTGGTTCCCCTTGGTTTGATGCTTATTCCATTCATTGAGAGCTTTAACAAGTTTCAGAACCCATTCCGCCGTCCTATCGCGATGGCAGTCTTCTTGTTCGGTACAGCTACCACTATCTATTTGGGAATCGGTGCTGCGATGCCTATCGACAAGTCACTGACTCTCGGTTTGTTCTGA
- a CDS encoding glycoside hydrolase 100 family protein, with the protein MAERFSQQNQRVRPSSKEDQVVQKAKEHFERTLIPIAGSLAGSVAALQHPRDDEALNYGEIFLRDNVPVMVYLLTQKRFKVVKQFLKICLDLQSTTYQTRGVFPTSFVEENGELIADYGQRSIGRITSVDASLWWPVLCWMYVKASGDEQFGSTPGVQRGVQLLLDLVLHPTFEGTPVLFVPDCAFMIDRPMDVWGAPLEVEVLLYASLRCCSQLMELGLRNQSSRLLDQRLVLTRQWIHDLRKFLLKHYWVTSKTMQVLRRRPTEQYGDNQHQNEFNVQPQVIPDWLQDWLENRGGYLIGNIRTGRPDFRFYSLGNSLGCLFGLLTAPQQRALFRLTLHNRNHLMAQMPMRICHPPMETLEWQNKTGSDPKNWPWSYHNGGHWPSLLWYFGASILLHERRHPNADILLMGQMKAMLEDCYWSQLNQLPRQQWAEYFDGPTGTWMGQQSRTYQTWTIVGFLLLHHFLRVNPDDVDMLDLDGPSG; encoded by the coding sequence ATGGCCGAACGCTTCAGCCAACAGAACCAGCGGGTCCGTCCCAGCTCCAAAGAAGATCAGGTCGTTCAAAAGGCCAAAGAGCATTTCGAACGCACGCTGATTCCGATTGCTGGCAGCCTGGCAGGAAGCGTTGCTGCTCTCCAGCACCCTCGTGACGACGAGGCCCTCAATTACGGCGAGATCTTCCTGCGCGACAACGTGCCAGTGATGGTCTACCTGTTGACGCAAAAAAGGTTCAAGGTCGTCAAGCAGTTCCTCAAGATCTGCCTCGACCTGCAGAGCACTACCTATCAGACCCGTGGTGTATTCCCAACAAGTTTTGTTGAGGAGAACGGTGAGCTCATTGCCGATTACGGACAACGTTCAATCGGACGGATCACATCTGTCGACGCCAGTCTCTGGTGGCCAGTCCTCTGCTGGATGTACGTCAAAGCCAGTGGGGACGAACAATTTGGATCCACCCCAGGCGTCCAACGAGGGGTCCAACTGTTGTTGGACCTCGTTCTTCACCCCACGTTTGAGGGCACGCCGGTGCTGTTTGTTCCGGATTGTGCGTTCATGATCGATCGTCCAATGGACGTATGGGGTGCACCCCTTGAAGTCGAAGTGCTCCTGTACGCCTCCCTTCGTTGCTGCTCCCAGCTCATGGAGCTCGGTCTACGGAATCAAAGCAGTCGCCTGCTCGATCAACGTTTGGTGCTCACACGCCAGTGGATTCATGACCTCCGCAAGTTCTTGCTGAAGCACTACTGGGTAACCAGTAAAACGATGCAAGTTTTAAGACGAAGGCCCACGGAGCAATACGGCGACAATCAGCACCAAAACGAATTCAATGTGCAGCCACAAGTGATCCCTGATTGGCTGCAGGATTGGCTTGAGAACCGCGGTGGCTATTTAATCGGCAACATCCGTACCGGTCGACCCGATTTCCGTTTTTACAGTCTTGGCAATTCCCTGGGCTGTCTCTTCGGACTCCTGACAGCACCGCAACAGCGTGCACTGTTTCGCCTCACGCTTCACAACCGCAATCATCTGATGGCGCAGATGCCAATGCGGATTTGCCACCCACCCATGGAAACGTTGGAGTGGCAAAACAAGACCGGATCAGACCCTAAGAACTGGCCATGGAGTTACCACAATGGTGGCCATTGGCCGAGCCTTCTTTGGTATTTCGGAGCTTCGATTCTTCTCCATGAGCGCCGTCACCCCAATGCAGACATCCTGCTGATGGGGCAGATGAAGGCGATGCTTGAGGATTGTTACTGGAGCCAGCTCAACCAACTGCCAAGACAACAATGGGCTGAATATTTCGATGGACCCACAGGCACTTGGATGGGCCAGCAATCACGCACTTATCAGACCTGGACCATCGTTGGATTTCTTCTGCTCCATCACTTCCTTCGGGTCAATCCTGATGATGTGGACATGCTCGACCTTGACGGACCGAGCGGATAA